The DNA region CCAATCCGATGGTCACCCTCAACCGTGCCGTCGCGACCGCCATGGTGCACGGGCCGCAGGCGGGCCTGGACCTGACCGACACCCTCGCGGATTCGCTGTCGGCCAATCACCGCCTCGACGCCGTCCGCGGCCACCTGCACGAAATGGCCGGCGACCATGAGGAAGCCGTCGCCTGTTACACCGCCGCGGCCCGCCACACCACGAGTCTCCCCGAGCGCGACTACCTCACCATCCGCGCCGCCCGCCTCCGCCGCCCGTGACCGACCACTCGTCGAGCCGGTGACCGGCAGCTCGTCGACCGGCCGCCGTTCCGCCCCGAGGGTCAGGCGGCGGCCGCGCGAAAAGCGGTGGGGCTGAGCCCGCGGTGGCGTTTGAAGGCGGCCGAGAAGCCGAACGGATCCGCGTAGCCGACCGATCTGGCGATGTGGGCGACGGTGTGGTCGGTGTCGGCGAGCAGTTCCTCGGCTTCGTCCATACGGGATTCGGTGAGGTAGGTCAGCGGCGGCCGCCCCATGACGGCGGTGAAGCGTTTGGCGAAAAGCGCCCGCGAGACACCGGCTTCGGTGGCCAGCGAGGCGACGGTCCAGGGTGCGCCGGGCGTGGTGTGGATGGCCTGCAGGGCGGGCGCGATGACCGGATCGGCCAGGCCGCGGAACCAGGTGGGGGCGTCGGGTCCGGCCTGTTCGAACCAGGTGCGCAGGGTGCAGACCAGACTCCAGTCGAGCAGGCGATCCATCATGGCCTGCGAGCCCGCGCTCTGCCCGACGGCGGAGGCGGCCGCCTGCTCGTACCAGCCGCAGGATTCGTAGTCCTCCCGGACCACCAATACCGGTGGGAGCGCCCGCAACAGGCGTTCGTGGCGACGGAATGAGGTGCGGTAGGCGCCGACCATCAGCGCGGTGGCGTCGGCGTCACCGCCCCAATGGATTCCGGTGAGTTCCTCGCCCGCGCATTCGGAATCGGTGGTGAAGCAGGAGATCTCGTACTCGGTCGGCGCGACGGCGTCGGACTCTCCCGATACCAGCCGGAATTCGCCCGGTCCTCGCACCAGCGCCGTATCACCGGTCTCGAGGGTGCGGCTGCCGCCGTCCGGCAGCAGCAGGGTGCCGCCGCCGCGCATGACGGTGATCATGGTCAGTGGAGCCCGATCGGCGAACCGGATGGTCCACGGCGCGGGCATGACGGCATGCGTGACCACCGCGCCTTCGGCTCGAATACCGCTCAGCAGCTTACTCAGAGGATCCACCCCATCGAGGGTAGACGAATTCCTATCCAAGAGAGCGTTTCACCCATGGATCGTCTACACCCGGGCGGGTGTACTGGAGGCACCGGAACGAACAACCGTCCTGATCCAGGAGGAATCCCTTGTCGCACAACGGTATCGACCAGAACCCCCGCACGGCCCTGGTCGTGGTCGCCCACCACCGCTCCGATTCGCTGACCGAACACCTGGCCGCCCGCACCGTCACCCGCCTGGAAGCCGACGGCTACCGCGTCGACCTGCTGGATCTGCGCGCCGAGGGCTTCGACCCGCGCATGACCGAGGCCGACGAGCCGGACTGGGGCAACCGCGAGAAGACCTACTCCCCCGAGGTCCACGAGCACATGGAGCGCATCTTCGCCGCCGAGGTGGTGATCGCGGTCTTCCCCGTCTACTGGGCGAGCCTGCCCGCGCTGCTCAAGGGCTGGATCGACCGCGTGTGGAACTATGGATTCGCCTACGGCCGCAGCAAGCCTCGCCTGGCGGGCAAGCGGATGCTGTGGCTCGGCCTGGCCGGGATGGCCGCGGGCGACCCGCTGGTCGACTTCCTCCAGCAGAGCCTGGAAGGCCAGCTCAATCTGGGAATCGCCTACTATTGCGGCTTCTCGCACTCGGCCGTCGGACTGCTGCCCGATGCCGAGGAGCGTCGTCAGCGCATGGACGCGGACGGGCAGCTGCGCATCGACGCGGCCACCGCCGGCGTCGAGCGCGTGGCCCAGTACGCCGATCTGGAGCGCCGGGCCGACGCGTTCGTGACGAACTTCCTGGCCGCCGAACCGGTTCCGGTCTAGACGCCGTTCCAGGTGTTGCCGGTGATGAGTTCGTAGGCCTGCACGTACTTCTGGCGGGTCACGTCGATGATCTCGGCGGGGATCTCGGGGCCCGGGTACTCCTTGTTCCAGCCGGTGGAGGTGGACCAGTCGCGCACGAACTGCTTGTCGAACGACTTCTGCGGGCGGCCGGGCTCGTAGTCGTCGGCGGGCCAGAAGCGCGACGAGTCGGAGGTGAGCACCTCGTCGCCGACGGTGAGAACGTCTCCGTCCCAACCCAGTTCGATCTTCGTGTCGGCGATGATGACGCCGTTGGCGGCGGCGTGATCCGCGCCGCGCGAGTACATCTCGAGGGTCAGGTCGCGCAGCTTCTCGGCGACCTCCTTGCCCTCCTGGTTCACCACGTCGTCGAAGCTGATCGGCTCGTCGTGGCCCTCGTCGGCCTTGGTGGTGGGGGTGAAGATGGGTTCGGGCAGCTTGTCGCCGTCGCGCAGGCCCGGGGGCAGCGCGATGCCGGACACGGTGCCGGTGCGGTTGTACTCGGCCAGGCCGCCGCCGGTCAGGTAGCCGCGGGCGATGCACTCCACCTTCACCATCCGCAGCGGCTTGACCCGCACCCCGCGGCCCGCGAACTCGGCGGGCACGTCGGTGGTGGACAGGATGTGGTTGGGCACGTCGGAGAAGAACCCGAACCACCAGTTCGACAGCTGGGTGAGCAGCGCGCCCTTGTCGGGGATCGGGGTCGGCAGCACCACGTCGTACACCGACACTCGGTCGGATGCGACCAGGATCAGCGAATCGCCGTCCTCGTACAGGTCGCGCACCTTACCGGCGTGGATGTGCTTCAACGGTCCTCCTCGTGCTGGGCGGTAGCTGCCGCCGCCCAGCCTAGTGGGTGGCCCCGCCCGCATCCGACACGCCCAACCGCCGCCGGACGGACATGGCAAGCTGGGCTGCGGCGGGTTCATCCCGCACGGCACAGTTCTCCGAGAGCTAAGGAGCCTCCTTGTCCGCACCGAATCTCACCCGCGAGCAGGCCATCGAACGCGCTGCCACGGTCCAGGTGGAGAACTACACGGTCGAATTGGACCTGACCGGCCAGCCCACCAGCGCCGACGCGCCTCGCAGTGAGACCTTCCACTCGAAGGCGACGGTGACCTTCACCGCGACGCCGGGTGCGCAGACCTTCATCGACTTCGTGGGCGCGGGCCTGCGCTCGGCCGTCCTCAACGGCGTCGCCCTCGACGTGAGCGGCTACGACGAGGAGCAGGGTCTCACCCTGCCGAACCTGGCCGCGAGCAACGAGCTGGTCGTCGAGGCCGACGGCGAGTACTCGAACACCGGTGAGGGCCTGCACCGCTTCGTCGACCCCACCGACAACAAGGTGTACCTGTACTCGCAGTTCGAAACCGCCGACTGCAAGCGCATGTTCGCCTGCTTCGACCAGCCCGATCTCAAGGCCACCTACGACATGGTCGTGACCGCGCCGCAGGACTGGGAGGTCATCTCCAACGGGGCCGTCACCGACACCCACCAGCTGGGCGCGGTCGTCCGCCACACCTTCGCCACCACCCCGCGAATGAGCACCTACCTGGTCGCCCTCATCGCCGGCCCGTACGCGAAATGGACCGACTCCTACCGTGATTCGCACGGCGAGATCCCACTCGGCATCTACTGCCGCGCCTCGCTGGCCGAATTCATGGACCACGAACGGCTTTTCACCGAGACCAAGCAGGGTTTCGGCTTCTATCACACCAATTTCGGTGTGCCCTATGCCTTCGGCAAGTACGACCAGCTGTTCGTGCCCGAATTCAATGCCGGCGCCATGGAGAACGCGGGCGCGGTCACCTTCCTCGAAGACTATGTCTTCCGCTCCAAGGTGACCCGCGCGTCCTACGAGCGCCGCTGCGAGACCGTGCTGCACGAGATGGCGCACATGTGGTTCGGCGACCTGGTCACCATGAAGTGGTGGGACGACCTGTGGCTGAACGAGTCGTTCGCGACCTTCGCCTCGGTGCTGTGCCAGGTCGGCGCGACCGAATACACCAACGCCTGGACCACTTTCGCGAATGTCGAGAAGTCGTGGGCGTACCGGCAGGACCAGCTGCCCTCGACCCACCCGATCGCGGCCGACATCCCCGACCTGGCCGCCGTCGAGGTCAACTTCGACGGAATCACCTACGCCAAGGGCGCATCCGTACTCAAGCAGCTGGTGGCCTACGTCGGCGAGGAGCCGTTCCTGGCGGGTCTGCGCGACTACTTCACCGAACACGCCTACGGCAACGCCACCTTCGACGACCTGGTGGGCGCGCTGGAGAAGGCGTCCGGGCGCGACCTGTCCGACTGGGGCGCGCAGTGGCTCAAAACCACCGGCCTCAATATCCTGCGCCCCGACTTCACCGTCGACGCGGCCGGCAACTTCGCGTCCTTCGCGGTGGTGCAGGACGGTGCGGAGCCCGGCGCGGGTGAGCGGCGCGTGCACCGGCTCGCCATCGGCATCTACGACGACCTGGACGGAAAGCTGGTGCGCACCAAGCGCGTCGAGCTCGACGTCGACGCCGCCGAGCGCACCGAGGTGCCGGAGCTGGTCGGCGTCGGCCGCGGCAAGCTGGTGCTGGTCAACGACGACGACCTCACCTACTGCTCGGTCCGCCTGGACACCGACTCGCTCGACACCGTGGTGGCGCGCATCGCCGACATCGCCGAACCGCTGCCGCGCACCCTGGCCTGGTCGGCCGCCTGGGAGATGACCCGGCAGGCGGAGATGAAGGCCCGCGACTTCGTGGCGCTGGTGCAGCGCGGCGTCGGCGCAGAAACCGAGATCGGCGTCGTGCAGCGGCTTCTCATGCAGGCCAACACCGCGCTCGGCGCGTACGCCGACCCGGAGTGGGCACGCACCGAGGGCTGGCCCGCCTACGCGGACCGGCTACTGGAGCTCGCCCGCGCCGCGGGTGCGGGCTCGGACCACCAGCTGGCGTTCGTCAACGCGCTCACCGGTTCGCTGCTGTCCCCGCAGCACGTACAGGTGCTGCGGCAGCTGCACGCCGAGGATCCCGAAGGTGCGGGCCTGCCCGGCCTGACCGTCGACACCGACCTGCGCTGGCGGATCACCCAGGCTCTCGCCGCCGCCGGAGCCATCGACTCCGACGGTGTCGAAACCCCGCTCATCGACGCGGAACTCGCCCGCGACGACACCGCCGCGGGCCGCCGCCAGGCCGCCGCCGCCTCGACCGCCCGCCCGCAGGCCGCGGTCAAGGAATCGGCGTGGGACACCGTCATGGGTGACGACACGGTGCCCAACATCACCGCGCGCGCCATCGTCGCGGGCTTCGCCCCGGCCGGTCAGGCCGAGCTGCTCAGCCCGTACGTGGAGCGCTACTTCGCCGATATCGCGTCGGTGTGGGAGCGCCGCTCCAGCGAGGTCGCCCAGACCGTCGTCGTCGGGCTCTACCCGCACTGGGCCGTCACCGACGAGGCGGTCGCGGTGGCCGACAAGTTCCTCGGCGGCGACCACCCGCCGGCCCTGCGCCGCCTGGTGGTCGAGGGCAAGGCGGGCATCGAACGCTCGCTGCGCGCTCGCGCGTTCGACCGCGGCTAGAAAGCACTGCCCAGCAACACCTTCCATACGCAACAGCACCTCCCGAACCTTCGAGAGGTGCTGTTGCGTATGGGGGTTCGGCCCGCTACCAGATCTGGGTGGGGTTGCACCCGACCCAGTTCGCCGAGATCGTGCACATCGACGTGATGCCCAGCAGCTTCAACAGGGCGGCGGCCAGGCTGCCGACATCACTGCCGGTGGAGGTGGCGACGAAGGTCATGCTGTGTCCTCTCTCGAATTTCCCGACCGCACAGCAGATTAGGGCCTCGAAACCCTCGCTCTGAAGACCAACGAACCGGTGCCCCCGAACCCTGGGGCGCGGATTCCCGCTGCTGGGAGCGGATCTGCCCACAGCAGCATGGCGAGACTCACACGGCCCGGCTGCGGCACCGTGAAGGCATGGCAGACAACAAGACTCCGATGTTCAACTGGAGCACCAGGGAGCAGCTCTTCGCCCGCCGCGTGCTGGTGCTGGACGGTGGGCTCGACGACGACAACGGCACGCTGCTGATGACCCAGATGCTGACGCTGGCGGCCGAGGATCCGGAGGCGGGGATCTCGCTGTGGATCCACTCCCCCGGCGGCTCGGTGCCGGCCATGCTCGCCATCCGCGACGTGATGCGCCTGGTGCCGTGCCCGGTGTCGACGCTGGCGCTCGGATTGTCGTGCAGCGCCGGACAATTCCTGCTCTCGGCGGGCACGCCCGGCCACCGCTACGCCCTGCCGCACGCTCGCATCCTCATGCATCAGGGTTCGGCGGGCATCGGCGGCAGCGCGGTCGAGGTGGAGGTGCAGGCCGACGACCTGCGCTACACCGTGCAGACGGTGCTCGGCCTGATCGCCGCCGACACCGGCCAGCCCTACGACCAGGTCTTCGAGGACTCGCTGCACGACCGCTGGTTCACCGCGGAACAGGCCCGCGAGTACGGCTTCATCGACCACATCGTGGACTCCTTCCACCAGGTGGTCCCGGCGCGACAGAAACTGGGGATCTCGGCATGAGCACCTACACGATTCCGAACGTCATCACCCGCGACCCGCGCGGCGAACGGATCATGGACGTCTACTCACACCTGCTCAGCGAACGCATCGTCTACCTGGGCACCCCCATCGACTCCGGCGTCGCCAACGCCCTGATCGCCCAACTGCTGCACCTGGACGCGGAGAGCCCCGGTCAGGACATCAACCTCTACATCAACTGCGAGGGCGGCGAACTGCCCGCCATGCTCGCCATCTACGACACCATGCAGCACATCTCGTCACCGGTGGTCACCACCTGCGTCGGCCAGGCCATCGCGGTCGGCGCGGTGCTGCTGGCCGGCGGCGCGCCGGGCCGCCGCAACGTGCTGCCGCACTCCCGAATCGTCCTGCACCAGCCCGCGATCCGAGGCCAGGGCACCATCCCCGACCTGATCCTGCAAGCCGACGAAATCGTCCGCATGCGCGCCCAGATCGAAGCCATCCTGGCCCTCCACACCGGCCAATCCGCCGAAACCCTGCGCCGCGACACTGACCGCGACCGCGTCTTCACCGCCGAAACCGCGATCGACTACGGCCTGGCCGACCAACTGCTGGGCGCACGCTGACCACGCTGACCGCCGTCACCTCGTTCATGGCGATGGAAGACCCCGCCTCCGAACCATCGCGCGAGGTGACGGTGACCGGCACCGGTCAGATCGAATTGTCCTGCTCGACAACGCTGCACCGAGTCGCCGCCCGGTCCGGCGCGTCTCAGGTCCCCGCCGTCAGGTCAGGCGGCCAGTTGCGTGAGTCAGGCAGCGAGCGACAGCATGACCCGGCCCGCGTAGCGCTGCGGGACCACGGGCGGTGCGGCCGCGACGCGACGCGTGCGCAGCATGTCCTCGGCGACCTGATGGGTGAGTCCGCCCACGCTGGTACCCAGAGCTCCCGCCAGCGCGGCGATCATCTCGCTCGACGGTTCCTTGCGGCCACGCTCGACTTCGGACAGGTACTGCGGCGAGATACCAGCGCGCCCAGCGGTTTCGGTGAGCTTCTCGCCCAGATCCAGTCGCATGGAGCGCAACCGCTCGCCGAGGGCCTCGCGCCACAGCGGCTCCGGTCCGGAGGTCCGGGCCGGGGCGATCGCCGGCGCCGGCGGCGTTCCGCGTCGAACCGGCCGGGCCGATTCCTCGAGGCCACCGGGAAGGGCTTTCAAACGCGGATGCTCGGACATACCCCGAGCGTAAAGTCCGGCGGCCCGCCCGCGCGCCCCGATCTGCTGAGAGCGAACTCGCCCTCGCGCAAAACAAAGGGACGCCCGGAGCCCCGGACGTCCCTCGGAGTGTTTACAGCTGCGGGCTAGACCCGGCCGATGGCGGCGGCCATCACGCGCACCGCGGAGACCAGGCCGTCGATCAGCTCACCCTGACGGAAGGAGCTGGTGGCCGCGGTCGCGCCGAGCTGGCACACCCGGTCGTTGGCGCGCTCGGCGACCTCGTGGCCGGAGCGGACCTCGACCGAGCGGGTGTTCGGGTCCACCGCGATCAGGACCGAGCGAGCGGCCTCCGGGGTGGCCGGGAACAGCGCGTCCACGCCGGCGGCGGAGTCGGCGCCCAGGTCGCCGATGAAGACGTTGAAGCGCACCTTGGTGGCGCGGGTCGCGTCGGTGAGGGCATTGTCCATGAGCAGCCGCTCACGGTCGCTGAACGGCGCTTCCTTGAAGACGTCGCCGGCCTCGTGCACACCGGACACGCGTCCGCTGGAGGTGACGGCGTAGCCGTGGGGTAGGTCGGCCTCGTTCACCGCGGGCCAATTAGAAGTTGCCACTTGCCCGGCCTCCGATCAGCTCCGCGTGGGCGGTTTCGATAGCCGCATGGTGCCCATGCGAATCAGCAGTGTCGTGGTGTCCGGATCCGGTCACCTCGTCGGTTGCGCTCCACAGCACCGGAGGCTGGGTCCACTTCGCACCGAGTTCGTAGTGTTCCGGCTTCTCGCCGGGCAGCGGCTTGCCGAGAAACGACAATCCGGCGATCGCCAGATAGATCGCGACCGGGATGCCGACGTAGATCAGCACTGTCTGGAGAATGCTCACGGGCCAACGGTAGTCGATCGGGTCGTGACTACTACGACCGGTAAGGGTTAGTGCGGCCGTGTCGTGACATTCGCCTTTCGGACCAGCCGGACAGCGCCGATCAGACCAACCAGGCCGTCGAGTTCGCCGGCAATGTGCGTCCCGCGAGGGGCACGCTGGCCAGCAACACCTCCCCCGCGGGCAGCAGGATCGGCGCGGCGGTGGCGTTCAGCACACACAGCAGCCCGCCGTCGCGCCGGAACGCCAGACAGCCCGGCGGACTGGCGTACCACTCGAACCCGGGCCCCGCGAATTCCGGCCGGACAGCCCGCAATTCGATCGCCATCCGATACAGCGACAGCATCGAATCCAGGCGTTCCAGCTGCTTCTCCACCGACACCGACGCCCACTCCGGCGGCATCGGCAGCCACGGCACCCCCGTCGTGAACCCGAACGGCGGCCGCCCGCCCTCCCACGGCATCGGCATCCGGCAGCCGTCGCGGCCGCGCACGGTGTGGCCGGACCGCTCCCAGGTGGGGTCGCGCAGCGCGGACTCGGGCAGATCGTCCACATTGGGCAGCCCCAATTCGGCTCCGTTGTAGATGAACACAGCGCCCGGCAGCGCCAGCTCGAGCATGATCATGGCCCGTGCCCGCGCGTGCCCCACAAAACCGTCGCCGTATCGGGTGACCTCGCGTTCGATGTCGTGGTTGGACAGCGTCCAGGTAGGTGTCGCGCCGACCCCGGCGACCGCGTGCAGCGAATTGTCCACGGCCGCACGGATCCGCTCCGGATCGAAGGGCGTCTGGGCGAGCCGGAAGTTGAAGGCCAGGTGCAACTCGTCGGGACGGACGTACTCCCCGAAGCGGGTGTTGTCGTTGACCCACACCTCGCCGATGGCGACCGCGTGCGGATACTCGTCCATCACCTTGCGCACCCGCCGGTGGATCTCGTGCACGCCGGGGTTGTTGAAGCGCGGATCGTCGTCCTCGAGGTGCAGCATCCGGGTGTCGATGCGCTCCATGTCGGGCAAACCCGGCGGCTTGGCCATGCCGTGCGCGACATCGAGGCGGAAACCGTCCACGCCGCGATCCAGCCAGAACCGCAGGGTCTGCTCCAAATCGGCTGCGACCTCGGGGTTTTCCCAGTTCAGGTCGGGCTGCTCGGCAGCGAAGATGTGCAGGTACCACTGCCCGGGTCTGCCGTCGGGTTCGAGCACTCGGGTCCAGGCCGGACCGCCGAAGATGCTCGGCCAATTGTTCGGCGGCAGTGCGCCGTCGGGCCCGCGGCCGTCCCGGAACCAGTACCGCGCCCGCTCCGGACTCCCCGGCCCCGCCGCCAGCGCCGCCCGGAACCACCGATGCTGATCGCTGGTGTGATTGGGCACCAGGTCCATGGTCACCCGCATGTGACGGTCGTGCGCCTCGGCGATGACCGCGTCGAGCGCCTCGAGACCACCGAACAGCGGGTCGATGTCGCGCGGGTCGGACACGTCGTAGCCGCCGTCGGCCATGGGCGAGCGCATGACCGGGCAGATCCACAGGGCATCCACGCCGAGCAGCTCCACGTAGCCCAGCTTGTCCCGCAATCCGCCTAAATCACCCACGCCGTCGCCATCCGAATCCGCGAAGGAGCGGGGATAGACCTGGTAGAACACGGCCGACCGCCACCAGGGGGCTTCGGAATCGTCCATCACAGCCGTAATGGTGCCAAAGCACAGCGGCTTTCGCGGCGCGTCGTCAGGACTTGTCCAGTTTCAGCAAATGATCAGCGGACACCTGTCGCCACCCAGAAACACTGTGGGACAGTGCGTCTTCTGCGGCTGCCGGTCAGAAAGGCGAATTCATCAGCGAATTGGCGGCCATCTCGAAGTAGTCGAGCAACTGCTTGCGATGCGCATCGTCGAGCACCTCCGGCTCGATCTCCGCCACCGCGATTCGCATGGCGCGCAGCCATGCGTCGCGTTCGATCGGACCGACCTTGAACGGGTGGTGCCGCATCCGCAGCCGCGGGTGGCCACGCTCGTCGGAGTAGGTCCGCGGGCCACCCCAGTACTGCTCCAGGAACATCCGCAGCCGGCGCTCGGCCGGACCCAGATCCTCTTCCGGGTACAGCGGACGCAGCACCTCGTCCTCGGCCACCTCGCGGTAGAAGGCCGCCACGATCCGATGGAACGTCGCCTGCCCGCCCACGGCCTCGAAGAAGGAGATCTGCGTTTGCTCGCCCGAAGTCACAGTGCCTATTTTGCCCTGCGCTTCGCTCCGGGCGGGTTCGCGGCCCCTAGGTCTCGATTCTTCCCTCCCTCCGCCCCACTCAGTCCAGAATCGAGACGGCCGCGAACCACTGGGCCGAGCCGCCGAAG from Nocardia tengchongensis includes:
- a CDS encoding glycoside hydrolase family 13 protein, which gives rise to MDDSEAPWWRSAVFYQVYPRSFADSDGDGVGDLGGLRDKLGYVELLGVDALWICPVMRSPMADGGYDVSDPRDIDPLFGGLEALDAVIAEAHDRHMRVTMDLVPNHTSDQHRWFRAALAAGPGSPERARYWFRDGRGPDGALPPNNWPSIFGGPAWTRVLEPDGRPGQWYLHIFAAEQPDLNWENPEVAADLEQTLRFWLDRGVDGFRLDVAHGMAKPPGLPDMERIDTRMLHLEDDDPRFNNPGVHEIHRRVRKVMDEYPHAVAIGEVWVNDNTRFGEYVRPDELHLAFNFRLAQTPFDPERIRAAVDNSLHAVAGVGATPTWTLSNHDIEREVTRYGDGFVGHARARAMIMLELALPGAVFIYNGAELGLPNVDDLPESALRDPTWERSGHTVRGRDGCRMPMPWEGGRPPFGFTTGVPWLPMPPEWASVSVEKQLERLDSMLSLYRMAIELRAVRPEFAGPGFEWYASPPGCLAFRRDGGLLCVLNATAAPILLPAGEVLLASVPLAGRTLPANSTAWLV
- a CDS encoding helix-turn-helix domain-containing protein, which produces MSEHPRLKALPGGLEESARPVRRGTPPAPAIAPARTSGPEPLWREALGERLRSMRLDLGEKLTETAGRAGISPQYLSEVERGRKEPSSEMIAALAGALGTSVGGLTHQVAEDMLRTRRVAAAPPVVPQRYAGRVMLSLAA
- a CDS encoding DUF5130 domain-containing protein; translated protein: MATSNWPAVNEADLPHGYAVTSSGRVSGVHEAGDVFKEAPFSDRERLLMDNALTDATRATKVRFNVFIGDLGADSAAGVDALFPATPEAARSVLIAVDPNTRSVEVRSGHEVAERANDRVCQLGATAATSSFRQGELIDGLVSAVRVMAAAIGRV
- a CDS encoding globin is translated as MTSGEQTQISFFEAVGGQATFHRIVAAFYREVAEDEVLRPLYPEEDLGPAERRLRMFLEQYWGGPRTYSDERGHPRLRMRHHPFKVGPIERDAWLRAMRIAVAEIEPEVLDDAHRKQLLDYFEMAANSLMNSPF
- a CDS encoding AraC family transcriptional regulator, which codes for MDPLSKLLSGIRAEGAVVTHAVMPAPWTIRFADRAPLTMITVMRGGGTLLLPDGGSRTLETGDTALVRGPGEFRLVSGESDAVAPTEYEISCFTTDSECAGEELTGIHWGGDADATALMVGAYRTSFRRHERLLRALPPVLVVREDYESCGWYEQAAASAVGQSAGSQAMMDRLLDWSLVCTLRTWFEQAGPDAPTWFRGLADPVIAPALQAIHTTPGAPWTVASLATEAGVSRALFAKRFTAVMGRPPLTYLTESRMDEAEELLADTDHTVAHIARSVGYADPFGFSAAFKRHRGLSPTAFRAAAA
- a CDS encoding ClpP family protease, with product MSTYTIPNVITRDPRGERIMDVYSHLLSERIVYLGTPIDSGVANALIAQLLHLDAESPGQDINLYINCEGGELPAMLAIYDTMQHISSPVVTTCVGQAIAVGAVLLAGGAPGRRNVLPHSRIVLHQPAIRGQGTIPDLILQADEIVRMRAQIEAILALHTGQSAETLRRDTDRDRVFTAETAIDYGLADQLLGAR
- a CDS encoding NAD(P)H oxidoreductase, giving the protein MSHNGIDQNPRTALVVVAHHRSDSLTEHLAARTVTRLEADGYRVDLLDLRAEGFDPRMTEADEPDWGNREKTYSPEVHEHMERIFAAEVVIAVFPVYWASLPALLKGWIDRVWNYGFAYGRSKPRLAGKRMLWLGLAGMAAGDPLVDFLQQSLEGQLNLGIAYYCGFSHSAVGLLPDAEERRQRMDADGQLRIDAATAGVERVAQYADLERRADAFVTNFLAAEPVPV
- the pepN gene encoding aminopeptidase N, producing the protein MSAPNLTREQAIERAATVQVENYTVELDLTGQPTSADAPRSETFHSKATVTFTATPGAQTFIDFVGAGLRSAVLNGVALDVSGYDEEQGLTLPNLAASNELVVEADGEYSNTGEGLHRFVDPTDNKVYLYSQFETADCKRMFACFDQPDLKATYDMVVTAPQDWEVISNGAVTDTHQLGAVVRHTFATTPRMSTYLVALIAGPYAKWTDSYRDSHGEIPLGIYCRASLAEFMDHERLFTETKQGFGFYHTNFGVPYAFGKYDQLFVPEFNAGAMENAGAVTFLEDYVFRSKVTRASYERRCETVLHEMAHMWFGDLVTMKWWDDLWLNESFATFASVLCQVGATEYTNAWTTFANVEKSWAYRQDQLPSTHPIAADIPDLAAVEVNFDGITYAKGASVLKQLVAYVGEEPFLAGLRDYFTEHAYGNATFDDLVGALEKASGRDLSDWGAQWLKTTGLNILRPDFTVDAAGNFASFAVVQDGAEPGAGERRVHRLAIGIYDDLDGKLVRTKRVELDVDAAERTEVPELVGVGRGKLVLVNDDDLTYCSVRLDTDSLDTVVARIADIAEPLPRTLAWSAAWEMTRQAEMKARDFVALVQRGVGAETEIGVVQRLLMQANTALGAYADPEWARTEGWPAYADRLLELARAAGAGSDHQLAFVNALTGSLLSPQHVQVLRQLHAEDPEGAGLPGLTVDTDLRWRITQALAAAGAIDSDGVETPLIDAELARDDTAAGRRQAAAASTARPQAAVKESAWDTVMGDDTVPNITARAIVAGFAPAGQAELLSPYVERYFADIASVWERRSSEVAQTVVVGLYPHWAVTDEAVAVADKFLGGDHPPALRRLVVEGKAGIERSLRARAFDRG
- a CDS encoding ClpP family protease, whose product is MADNKTPMFNWSTREQLFARRVLVLDGGLDDDNGTLLMTQMLTLAAEDPEAGISLWIHSPGGSVPAMLAIRDVMRLVPCPVSTLALGLSCSAGQFLLSAGTPGHRYALPHARILMHQGSAGIGGSAVEVEVQADDLRYTVQTVLGLIAADTGQPYDQVFEDSLHDRWFTAEQAREYGFIDHIVDSFHQVVPARQKLGISA
- a CDS encoding phosphoribosylaminoimidazolesuccinocarboxamide synthase; this translates as MKHIHAGKVRDLYEDGDSLILVASDRVSVYDVVLPTPIPDKGALLTQLSNWWFGFFSDVPNHILSTTDVPAEFAGRGVRVKPLRMVKVECIARGYLTGGGLAEYNRTGTVSGIALPPGLRDGDKLPEPIFTPTTKADEGHDEPISFDDVVNQEGKEVAEKLRDLTLEMYSRGADHAAANGVIIADTKIELGWDGDVLTVGDEVLTSDSSRFWPADDYEPGRPQKSFDKQFVRDWSTSTGWNKEYPGPEIPAEIIDVTRQKYVQAYELITGNTWNGV